Genomic DNA from Bacteroidota bacterium:
CGATGTCCGCTTGGTACTGTATGCATTTGGGAAGGTGAAATTGAGGCTGCCTTCCGAGTGACCACGAACAGTACCAGCCAGTCGTTACCTTTTCAGGGCTTTGTTGGGGCTGGTGGGGATGCGGTACTGCAACAATTGATAGGGCAGTACGGCATCGAACTACAGCGCGTACAGCCTTATCCCGGCACAGATGCAGCCATCGATGAAGATAAATCAGCTATGCTGGTTGTTAGTCGGGTGGACATTCGTTAGCTCTGAAAGCCTTACAGATTCTCGTTGAGAATTTCCTGTAGTTCCAGCATAGCAAGCGCTCCGCCATACAATGCTTGCAAGGCTATCACTTCATCTAGATACAACTTTAACGTAAGCTCGCCTGCGCTGAACCTGAATTGGTTATCTGGGGCTGCACTTTTGGCTATTGGATTGTTCAGCAGATTTTCTAACTGAACATTGAATGACGCAAATCGGGATGCGCTTTGGTGAAGCAAAAAATGTTTGCATTGGACCTGCAGCTTGTTACAGCAATCGCATCTGAAGATGGTGCCGTAATTGGTCTCGTATAGCAGGCTGAGGTTGTTAGGATTATGCATGGCAGGGCTTCCTGGTTTATGATTGCTGTGCGAGCATATCTCTCCATACTTGCACTTCGTGTTGTCCTTCTTTTCGCTTACTGAAAAGGTAGCAAAGCACCTGGCCGGCATCGTCAAACACTTCCAGCGAATGTACCTCACCTGTTTCGACGGGTTTGCGTACAATCCAGGTCGAGTTAATTTCTTTGTGTTTGACGTGGAGATTGAATCCGGGATCAAGAATGTTGTACCAATCCCTGATCAGCTTCAGCTTATGAATAGGTCCACTGTGAATCTGCGTGCATCCAGGATTGTTGACGAAGATCATCATTGATAGCCCATTTTCAGCCGCTTGCTCCAAGAGCTTGGTAAAACTCGATGTATCCACCTGACGGGCAAACTCAGGACCTGCAATGCGGAAAGCCTGCAGGCGAGTAACCGAGAATTTCCGAAGCATGAAAATGAAGTCGTGCGTGTCGCGAAGCGCGTTCCAAGCATCCTGTAATGCTTTTTTGTCGATGCATTCGTCAGGTAACTGCTCTGCATGCGCTTTCTGCTTGAGTGCAACAAGATTCTGGGATTGGTCTTCCGCTTGGTATTTCTTGACAAACTGGTTGTAAGCCGCAACATTGCTTTCTGGGCGCAGATGCGTTTTGTGAACGGCATTACCAAAGGCGTCGAAATATTGTAGGCTGCGTTTGATTTCACCCTGTTGGTCTTCCTTGTGCACGGCAAAGGCAAAGTGCCAGTTTCTGAAGAAAATCCGTAAGTCGATATTTTTATCCAGGGTTTGCCCCATTTTATGATCGGGCATTACCGACGCATTGCTGTAATTACCTACTTTTTCGTGTACAAAGACTTCGTTTCGGGTCAGGGCCATTACCTCACCAAGCGACTCTTTATCCAGCAGCATATCATACCACTCGGATTTTAGCCGGGTAACGCCTTCGCCAATGTCTGTGGCGAGTAACTGCGCTTCTGATACACCCAGTTGCTTTGCTGCATCACGGATGCGAACACGCGGGTTCTCTTCTTTAAATTGTTGCCAGGCAGTTTTTAATTCAAGCGTATTCATGACGATGGTACAGTTAAGGTATTGGTGTGAGAACTATGATCATTTAGCGGAGGATGGACTACAGGATGCAGCGGCACAATCAGGGGACAAGGATGCTGCGGGTGCCGGCTGATACAGGTATGGACGGAGAAGACTTCCCGTATATTTTCAGCAGTGAGCACCTCATCAGGTTGGCCAAGGACCTGCAGCCGGCCATTTGCCATCAATCCAACCCGATCTGCATACTGCGCAGCCAGGTTAAGGTCGTGTAACACGATAAGCACACCAACCC
This window encodes:
- a CDS encoding ChuX/HutX family heme-like substrate-binding protein yields the protein MNTLELKTAWQQFKEENPRVRIRDAAKQLGVSEAQLLATDIGEGVTRLKSEWYDMLLDKESLGEVMALTRNEVFVHEKVGNYSNASVMPDHKMGQTLDKNIDLRIFFRNWHFAFAVHKEDQQGEIKRSLQYFDAFGNAVHKTHLRPESNVAAYNQFVKKYQAEDQSQNLVALKQKAHAEQLPDECIDKKALQDAWNALRDTHDFIFMLRKFSVTRLQAFRIAGPEFARQVDTSSFTKLLEQAAENGLSMMIFVNNPGCTQIHSGPIHKLKLIRDWYNILDPGFNLHVKHKEINSTWIVRKPVETGEVHSLEVFDDAGQVLCYLFSKRKEGQHEVQVWRDMLAQQS